Genomic segment of Streptomyces sp. NBC_01210:
TCCCTGCCTGCTTCTTCGCGGCCTTCTTCTCGTCCTTCTTGCCGTCCTTCTTGGCCACCGCGTGCCCCTTCCGGCTCCGGTCCGTTCCCTCGATCGTGCGACGGAACCCCGGCTCCCGCGAGCGTGGTGTGGTGGAAGAGCAGGTGCAGCGCGAATGCCGTGACAGCCGCGCTCGTGTACCGCTGCCGGTGATGATCTGCGCCCAGGACGGGAATCCGTCGTAGATCCCGTCGGCCGTCTCCGGCAGCAGACCCACACCCAGCGACACCGAAGCGATGGTCAGGTTGTGGCTCTGCCCCAGGTCGACCCGGCGCAGCGTATTGATGCCGACCAGCGTGACCGTGGCGAAGAGCACGAGGCCCGCCGCGCCGACGACCGGTCCCGGCGGTGCCGCCACCACCTCGCCCAGCTTGGGGACCAGGCCGAGCACGACCAGAATGCCGCCCGCCACCGCCGTGACGTTGGCCGGCCCGGCGAGCGGCGGCCGTCGGTCGACGGGGTGGCGGAAGTCGGCATCCGGAGCATCCATGGCAGGCCTTTCGCGAGACTGACCAGCATTGATGCAGGCGATCTTTGAGACCGTGGGCGGCTGCGTTACGCACGTGTTGCGCCGCACCCGCCCCCGTCCGGGTGGCTCAGAGGATCAGCACCACGGCCCGGTGACCGCGAACGTCGTGCCGGGCGTATAGCAGTTGACGTACATGGTCTCCCCGTCCGGCGAGAAGCTGACGCCCGCGAACTCGCCCCATTCCGGCTCCTCGGACGTGCCACCCGCCGCGGCAGCGGCCGAGGTGATTGCCTGAGCGTTGCGCGCCATCGGGTAGACCTCGCCGCGCTTCGTCAGCCCGTACACATGCTGCTTGCCCCCGCCGTCCTCGCACACCATCAGCCCGCCGCCGGGCGCGAGACAGATGTTGTCGGGAGATTCGCCGGGCAGCTGGATGTCCGTGCTCGGACCGAAGACGATCACCAGAGTGAGCCGGCGCCGGTGCGGCTCGTACTTCCACACCTGTCCGAAATGGTCTGCGGCCGAGCCCGCCTTGCTGACGGCGAAGCTGGAGACGAAGTAGACCGAGCTCCCGCCCCAGTAGCAGCCCTCCAGCTTCTGGGCGTGTGTGATGCCCTTCGGGCCGAAGTCCTGCAGGCGGACCGGGGTCTCCTTCGCCTGGCTGTCCGGTACGGGCACCCACTCGATCCGGTCGAAGCTCGCGCCGGTCTCCTGGATCGCGGACAGGTCGGGCGCCCCGGGCACCCGCATCGCCTCCAGCGTCCCGCCCGCGCGCAGCGAGCCCGTCCCGCCGAGCGGTTTGTTCGGCAGGAAGCGGTAGAAGAGCCCGAACGGCCGGTCGAAGGCGTCCTCCGTCTCGTACACGATCCCGCTCTTCGGATCGACGGCGATCGCCTCGTGCTGGAACCGGCCCATCGCGGTGAGCGGTACGGCTCCGGTACGGCGCGGATCGGCGCCGTCGACCTCGAAAATGAAGCCGTGGTCCTTGGTGTAGCCATTGGTGCCGGCTCGGTCCTCGGTCTCCTCGCAGGTGAGCCAGGTGCCCCACGGAGTGGGCCCGCCCGCACAGTTGACGGCCGTGCCGGCGATGGCGACGCGCTCGGACAGCACATTGTTGCGGCTGTCCAGCTCAAGGGCCGTACAGCCGCCCTTGCCCATCGGGTCGTAGGTGAGGCCCTCGACGGCCGGGACAGCGATCTTGGCGGTGACGCGGTTCTCGTGGTTGCGCACCAGGTGGACGCGGCCGCGCCGGCCGGCGAAGGCCGACATGCCGTCGTGGTTGCTGGGAACCTTGCCCTCGCCCGAGCGCAGTGGATCTCCCTCGCGGGAGAGAACCTGGTAGCGGAAACCTTTCGGCAGATCGAGCAGCCCGGCCGGGTCGGGGACGAGCGGGCCGTACCCGCTGTGCCCACGGGCGGCCGCGGTGCCCGCGAAGAGTTCGGAGAAAGCACCGGTGAAGGCGATCCCGGCGCTCAACGCACCGGTACGAGCCAGGACTTGACGTCGTGTTGCGGACATGGGGCAACTCCCTGCTGGCGGACAGGAGATGTGACCCGCACGTGTGTATCACGCGGTTCGGTGACACGAGAACCGTGCGGGCCACTATGCCTTTGTGTGTGGCTGTGCTTGTCGCCGCGCCCCGGCCGGGTCAGGCGAGGGAAGCGCTGAGCGTGATCGTCGTACCCGCCAGGGCCTGGCTCACCGGGCAGTTCTTCTTGGCGTCCTCGGCGGCCGCGGCGAAGGCGTCCGCGTCGAGACCGGGGACCTCGCCCTGCACCGTGAGGTGGATGCCGGTGATGCCCTCACCGGGCTGGAAGGTCACATCGGCCTTGGTCTCCAGCCGGGTGGGCGGGGTGCCGGCGCCGGTCAGACCGTGCGAGAGGGCCATGGAGAAGCAGCTCGAGTGGGCGGCCGCGATGAGCTCCTCGGGACTGGTTTTGCCGTTGGCCTGCTCGGCGCGGGACGGCCAGTTGACCGGGTAGCTGCCGATGCCCGACGAGTCGAGGGTGACGGTGCCCGAGCCCTTGAGCAGCTCGCCTTCCCAGACCGTGTGCGCCGTACGCGTGGTGGCCATGATGGTTCCCCTTCTGCTGACTAGGAGGGCTTTCGGCCCCCAAAGCCCCAAACCTACTGCCCCACAAGCCCCTTCGCGTCCCGGGCCAGCGCGGTGAGCCGCGAGATCGCCCGGAAGTACTTCTTCCGATAGCCGCCGTTCAGCATCTCTTCGCTGAAGAGCCGGTCGAAGGGCATTCCCGAGGCGAGCACCGGCACCTCCCGGTCGTACAGCCGGTCGGCGAGTACGACCAGTCGCAGGGCCGTCGACTGGTCGGGGACGGGCCGGACATCGGTCAGGCAGACCGCGCGCAGACCGTCGGTGAGTGCCCCGTACCGGCTCGGGTGGACCTTTGCGAGGTGGTCGAGGAGATGCGGGAAGTCGTCCAGGGACGCGCCTTCGGTGGCGTACGCGGTCTTGGCGACCTGCTCGTCGGAGTACGGGGGAGGGGCCTCGGGCAGCCCGCGGTGACGGTAGTCCTCGCCGTCGATCCGCAGCGGCCGGAAGTGCGCGGAGAGCCCCTGGATCTCGCGGAGGAAGTCGGCGGCGGCGAACCGGCCCTCGCCGAGCTTGCCGGGCAGCGTGTTGGAGGTGGCCGCCAGCGCGACGCCCGCGTCGACGAGCTTTCCGAGCAGCGTCGATACGAGGACGGTGTCGCCCGGGTCGTCCAGTTCGAATTCGTCGATGCAGAGCAGCCGGTGCCCGCTCAGTGTCTGCACGGTCTGCTGGAAGCCGAGCGCGCCCACCAGGTTCGTCAGCTCCACAAAGGTGCCGAAGGCCTTGAGTGACGCGTCCGCCGGGGTGGCGTGCCAGAGGGAGGCCAGCAGATGGGTCTTGCCCACGCCGTAGCCGCCGTCGAGATAGACGCCGCGCGGCCCGGTGGGGGCCGCGGGCTTCTTGCTGAACCACTTGCGCTTGGCGGCGCCGCTCGCGTGTGCCCCGCCGAGGCCCGCCGCGAAGGAGCTCAGGACCGTGACCGCCTCGGTCTGGCTGGGCTGGTTCGGGTCGGGGACGTAGGTGTCGAAGCGCACCGAGTCGAAGCGCGGCGGCGGCACCATCTCGGCGACCAGACGGTCGGCGGGTACGCGCGGCTCGCGGGCGCACAGGGACAGTGGGGCCGCTTCGGTTATGGGGCTTGTCGACACAGTTCCCAACTGTAAGGGCCGTGCCAGACTGCACAGCATGCGACGCCTGTTCCCTGTGACCGATCCGACAGCCGCCGTGGACCGCGAGTGGTCCCTGGACGAGCTGGCCGACGCCTATGGGTATCCGGACGGGGGCGGCCCCTGGCTGCGGGCGAACATGGTCTCCACGCTGGACGGGGCGGCCCAGCACGAGGGCCGCTCCCAGCCGATCTCCTCCGACACGGACATGCGGATCTTCGGCACCCTGCGGGGTCTCGCCGACGCGGTCGTGGTCGGCGCGGAAACGGTACGCCTCGAGGGCTACCGCCCCGCCCGTGCCCGCGAGGCCTTCGCCGAGCGGCGGGCCGCGGCCGGCCAGGGCCCCGCCCCCGCCATCGCCGTGGTCAGCGCCTCGCTCGACCTGGACCTCTCGCTTCCGCTGTTTGCCGAGCCGCTCGTTCCGACGCTGCTGCTGACGGGGGCCGCGGCGCCCCCGGACCGTATCCGGGCGGCGGAGAAGGCGGGCGCGGAGGTGGTGATCGCCGGGGACGGCCCCGGGGTGGAGCCGCCCAGGGCGGTACGGGCGCTCGGCGAGCGGGGACTGGTCCGGCTGCTCACCGAGGGCGGGCCGCGGCTGCTGGGTCAGTTCGTGGCGGCCGGGGCGCTGGACGAGCTGTGTCTGAGCCTGTCGCCGACACTGACGGCGGGGGACGCGCAGCGGATCGCGGGCGGACCGGCGCTGGCTGTTCCGGAGAGGTTCGCCCTGGCATCGGTACTGGAGGAGGCAGGGTTCCTTTTCACCCGCTACCGTCGCATCTGACAATCGGCGGAATTTGCCGTTCCGGTTAGTTTCCGCGAGGCACACTTACTCTCGCAGACCCCGTGCGGGCACGGGGAAGGATGGTTTCCGCAGAAGGGCTCCTGACGTGTTCACAAGCGTATTGATGATCGAGAAGCCCCTGACCTCCGAGGACGTTGAATTCGTCACCACTCTGCACGGGGAGGAGAACATCTCCTTCATCGTGCTGATGCAGCCCCGGGGCGATCAGGCCGATCTCCTGCTGCGCGCCATCGACGACGTGGCACTCGGCGAACTGAAGGAGGCCGTCCGCGAGGGCGACGAGCCCGAGGGGAAGGATGCCAAGGGCCCCGCCGAGCTCGCCCTGGAGCACTCGCTCGGGGCGCTCCGGGCGGCGGGCTGCGAGGCCGTCGGCCAGGTCGTCGAGGACCATCCGCTGGACAAGCTGAAGTCCGTGGTGGACGAATCGGGCGCCGACGAGGTGATCGTGCTGACCGCGCCGCACTATGTGGAGGAGTTCTTCCACCGGGACTGGGCCTCCCGGGCCCGCCACAAGGTCGGCGTCCCCGTGCTCAAGCTATTCGCGCACAGCGAATAGGCTGGAGCCCCGCACGTACTCGCACGCACTCGCACAGCGTTACGTGGACATCTCTACTCGTACATCTTGGGGAGACACACGCATGGCACCCGCCGTCCCTAGCGCCATGGAACGCCCGCACTTCATCGGCATCGGCGGCGCCGGAATGTCGGGCATCGCGAAGATCCTCGCCCAGCGCGGCGCGAAGGTGGCGGGCAGCGACGCGAAGGAGTCGGCCACGGCGGAGGCCCTGCGCGCGCTCGGCGCCACCGTCCACATCGGGCACGCGGCCGAGTACCTGTCGACCGACGCCAGCTGCGTCGTCGTCTCCAGCGCGATCCGCGCCGACAACCCGGAGCTGGCGCGCGCGACCGAGCTCTCCGTACCGGTCGTCCACCGCTCCGACGCGCTGGCCTCGCTGATGATCGGGCTGCGCTCGATCGCCGTCGCCGGTACCCACGGCAAGACCACCACGACGTCCATGCTGGCCGTGGCCCTCACCGAGCTGGGGCTCGACCCCTCGTACGCGATCGGCGGCGACCTCGAAGGGCCGGGGACGAACGCCCGCCACGGTGCGGGCGACATCTTCGTCGCCGAGGCCGACGAGAGCGACCGCAGCTTCCAGAAGTACGCCCCCGAGGTCGCGATCGTCCTCAATGTGGAGCTCGACCACCACGCCAACTACGCCTCGATGGACGAGATCTACGACTCCTTCGAGACGTTCGTCGGCAAGGTCGTCCCGGGCGGCACGCTGGTGATCTCGGCGGACCAGCCCGGGGCGGTCGAGCTCACCGCGCGCGTCCGCGACCTGTCCACGCTGAAGGTCGTCACCTACGGCGAGTCCGAGTCCGCCGACGTCCGCGTCCACAAGGTCACCCCGCGCGGCCTCACCAGCGAGGTCACGGTTCTGCTCGGTGGCCGGTTCCTCACCTTCACCGTCTCGGTCCCCGGCAGCCACTACGCGCACAATGCCGTGGCCGCCCTCGCCGCGGGCGTCGCGCTCGGCATCCCGGCGCACAATCTCGCCTCGGCCATCGGCAAGTACACCGGCGTCAAGCGCCGTCTCCAGCTCAAGGGCGAGGCCGCCGGCGTCCAGGTGATCGACTCGTACGCGCACCACCCGACCGAGATGACCGCCGACATCGAGGCCATGCGCGGCGCGGCGGCGGACGCCCGGCTGCTGGTCGTCTTCCAGCCGCACCTCTTCTCCCGTACGCAGGAACTGGGCACGGAGATGGGCCAGGCGCTCGCGCTGGCGGACGCCTCGGTGGTCCTCGACATCTACCCGGCCCGCGAGGACCCGATCCCGGGCATCACCAGCACCCTGATCATCGACGCCGCCCGCACGGCAGGCGCCGATGTCACGGCCGTCCACGACAAGGCGACCGTCCCCGACGTCATCGCGGGAATGGCGAAGCCGGGCGATCTGGTTCTCACTATGGGCGCGGGTGACGTGACGGACCTCGGTCCGGTCATCCTGGCCCGTCTGGCCGGTAGGTAGAACCTGAGGGAGCCGATTTTCATGTCGTACGACGTCGACAAGCCGGACGAGCAGTGGCGTGCCGAGCTGTCCCCCGCGGAGTACCAGGTCCTGCGCAAGGCCGGCACCGAGCCCGCCTTCGTCGGTGAGTACACCGACACCAAGACGGCGGGTGTCTACTCCTGTCGGGCGTGCGGCGCCGAGCTGTTCCGCTCCGACACGAAATTCGAGTCGCACTGCGGCTGGCCGTCCTTCTACGACCCGAAGGACACGGACGCGGTCGAGCTGATCGAGGACCGCTCGCACGGCATGGCCCGCACGGAGGTGCGGTGCGCGCGGTGCGGATCGCATCTGGGCCACGTCTTCGAGGGCGAGGGCTATCCGACGCCGACGGACCAGCGGTATTGCATCAACAGCATTTCGCTGCGGCTGAGCCCGGACGAGGGCTGATCCCGCGGACGGAAAATCGGCTGCGAGGGACCATCGGGCCCGCCCACACTGGGCGGGCCCGATCTTCTTCTCCGAGTTCGCCGAAGGAACGCCACCGCGTGCAGGCTGCCGGTTCCTCGACGAGCTGAACGCCGCCGCTCCGGACGTCCAGAAGGCGTTCTACTCGCTGACACATGGTCCTGCTCGCCGCTGAACTGCTTCAGCGCGGCCTCGAAGGACGCCCCGCGGCCCGGTCTTCCGGCTGACCTGAACACGGACGTCAGAGCACGCCGCCCGCCTCGTCGTGGAACACCTCCGGCCAGTAGCGGTAGTCGTCGGCGTCCTTCGCGGGGAGGCAGGCGACGGGGTCGACCGAGGCGAGCACGGCGACCATGGTGTCGGCGAGCTGGTGGTAGAAGTCCTGCGTGAAGTCGTGCTCCTTCTCCATGTTCTGCTGACGGTTGTACATCCACACCGTGAACGCCAGCGTGGAGATGTCCGCGTTGACCGGCGTCGTCGTACCTGCGCCGTACTCGTGGTACGAGAGGAGGCCCGTACGGCCGTCGATCACGACCTCGAAGTCGTGGACCAGACTGCCGAGACTGATCAGCCTGTCCCCGTCCGCCGGCGTCTCACGGGAAGCGTCGCCGTCCTCACGCGCATCGGCCTCCGCGAGAGTCAGCAGCAGGTATTCGTCGCGCCACAGGCCGAACATGAGCTCCTCCTTCGGGAGCCCGATGTCCGTCAGGAACCGCCGCGTCGGCTCGTGCTCCAGGGCCGCGGGCAGCTCCGACGGATCGATGCGGACGACCCCGTCCGCCCCGAACTCCTCGTCCAGCAGCCCGTCGGGCAGGTCCAGACGCAGGCCCTGCCCCGGGCCGGCGACCAGTGCCATCGGCCGTATCAGCGCGGCTATGCGCCAGAACGCGGGGATCGCGTGATCCCACTCGGCCGGGGTGCCCGCGCTGCCCCACCCGTCGTGGCCCCAGTCCTCGTCGGTGAAGACCGACATCAACAGGGCCGATGCCTCCGCCACGACGTTGGCGCCGGTCCGCTCGGCCAGTCCGGCGAACCGGCCGCGCAGGGCGGCGAATTCGTCGACACTCTCAAGGAAACGCGCCAGGGCGTCAAGCGACGGGGCGAGCGGGAACAGCTCGGCGTTGTGCGGGGACTTCTCGTACAGCCACATGCTGAACAAGCGCCCCGTGCCCCCGTCGAGTACGACCTCCTCCGCGTCGCCGTTCTCGACAATGAGGTGTCCGACGACGAGCAGATCCGCGATGTCCGCGTCGAGGTTCGCAGGGTCTGCCTCCTTGTCGACCAGATACTGCCGCACAGTCACCACCCGTGACTCGGCCAGCGGCGCGAACCGCATCAGGCTGTGCGTGGCGGGCAGCCCGGCCCCGGTCAGACGGTGCCGCGTCGCCTCGTGCGTGATCGACGGATGGAGCGCGTGCGTGGGCACGGTGATGGTCGTCGCAGTCATGATTCCCCGTGGTTCTCTGCGGTGATCTACCGACGACAACAACGATAGGAGCGACCTCTGACAATCGCCGCTCGGCCGGGTGCGAGGCTCCGCGTCAGCCCCGGGCTTCGGCGGCGTAGGTGACGAAGCTGGTCCAGGCGGCGGGGGCGAGGGCGAGTTGGGGGCCCTCCGTGTCCTTGGAGTCGCGGACGTGGACGGTGCTGGGGCAGGTGGCGACCTCGACGCAGTCGTCGCCATCGCCGCCGCTGTAGCTGGACTTGTGCCAGGACAGGGCGACTTCGACGCAGGAGTCGCCATCGCCGCCGCTGTAGCTGCTCTTGAACCAGGCCAGTTCAGTGGTGCTCATGCCGCTCCTCGCATCTGCCGCAACAGGCTCACGGAGTCTTCCAGAGTAAGAGCCTGTGACCGCATCCTGGCATACCGCATCTGGAGCTCACTGACCACTTTCGGGTCGGAGATGAACTGGCCGCTCTTCTGCCCCTCGCAGTAGCCGAGCCACCGGTTGTCCGGGGTCTCCAGCAGCCGCATGGGACCGTCCAGCCCGGCGTGGCTCTGCCGTACCACCGGCATGATCTGGATCTCGATGTTGCGGAGTTCGGCGAGACCGAGGACGTGGTCGATCAGATCCAGCGTGACCTGCCTCCCGCCCGTCCGCCGCAGGAACAGGTGCTCTTCGAGGATGAAGCTGTACGCCGTGTTCGGCCGCTCCCGAAGTAACCGCTGCCGCTCCAGCCGTGCGGCCAACTGCGCCTCGATCTGCTCGTCGCCCAGCGGCGGCAGCTGGTTCGTGAACAGCGTCCGCGCGTACGCCTCCGTCTGCAACAGGCCCGGAATCAACCGGCATTCGTATGTGTAGAGACTGACCGCCTCCGCTTCCAGACTCGCCCACTGCCGGAACCAGCTCGCCAGCCCCGGCCGCCGCGACAGATGCCGTGCCGCGCCTTTCAGCGTGCCGAACGCGTCGAGGACCTCCTCCGCCCGGTCGACGAAGTCCGCCGGCGGGAAGCGGCGGCCCTGCTCGATCGACGCCACGGTCGGGAGCGAGTACCGCACCCTCGGCGCGAACTCCTCCTGTGTCAGCCTCGCCCGCCTCCGGAAGGCCTTGACCACCTCCCCGAACGCCTTCAGGCTGTCCGATACCTCCGGCTCCCCGCCCGAACCGCCCGGTGCGCCCGCCGTCTCCGTCATCTACGGCCACCTCCCACGTGCCTGCGCTGAGCAACCCCGCAACCCACCCAGGGTCACGGTCAGTTACCCGTACTGTCCACTGTGGGTACCCGTACGCTGACTCGGCGTACGGGTTCCTGATCTGGGGGAACGCGGCTCCCGGCGGCCACCGTGGTCGCATGCACGCACCCAGCCCCCAACAGCCCCTCACCGTACGTGTGTTCACCCAGCGCTTCAGTGCCACCCGTCGCGGCGCCCGGCTCGCCAGGCGCCTCGCGCTCCACCAACTGCACGTCTGGGGCATCCCGTACGACTCCGAGCACTCCGACACCACCGCCGTGCTCGTCGCGGAACTCGCCGCGAATGCGGCGACCCACGGGCGCGTACCCGGCCGGGACTTCGAGCTGACGCTCACTCTCAGCCCGGACACGCTCCGGATCGAGGTCTCCGACACCCGTACCGAGCAGCGACCGCCCCACCCGGGAGACGTACCGCCGCTGCCACCCCTGGCCGAATCCGGCCGCGGCCTCGTCCTCGTCGAGGCGCTCGCCTGCCGGTGGGAGGTCCTGGAGCGCGGAGGACTCGGGAAGACCGTTCGCGCGGAGCTCGATCTCCCCGGCTGACTACTTGGGCTGCAGCAGGTCCCAGCGGTTGCCGTACAGGTCCTCGAAGACCGCGACCGAGCCGTACGGCTCGTGTCGCGGCTCCTCCAGGAAGCGGACGCCCGCCGCCGTCATCCGCGCGTGGTCGGCCGCGAAGTCCTCGGTGTGCAGGAAGAAGCCGACCCGCCCACCCGTCTGCGCGCCGACGCTCGCGCGCTGGACGTCGTCCTTGGCGCGGGCCAGCAGCAGTGCCGAGCCATGGCCCGTGCCGCGCGGGCGGACCACCACCCAGCGGCTGCCGTCCCCGCGGTCGGTGTCCTCGACCAGTTCGAAGCCGAGGGCGTCGGTGTAGAAGGCGATGGCCTCGTCGTAGTCACGGACGACGAGGGTGACCAGGGCGATGTACGACATGTGCACCACGTTATACGTATGACTGTCCCTGCATCAATGCGATGGAACAATGCGCACCATGCATGCGCCGCCGCCCCCGCCACGCCCGCAGTACCCACCGCACCTCCTGTACCGCGCCCGCGAACTCGCCGTCCCCGGCCGCCGGCTCATCCTGGGCATTGCAGGAGCCCCCGGCGCCGGGAAGTCGACCCTCGCCGCCCATCTCGTCGAAGCACTCGACGGGCTCGCCGTCCTGGTCCCCATGGACGGTTTCCACCTCGCCCAGGCCGAGCTGGTCCGCCTGGGCCGCGCCGGCCGCAAAGGCGCACCCGACACCTTCGACGCCGCCGGGTACGCCGCCCTGCTCGCCCGGCTGCGCGTCCCCGCCCCGGGCGACACGGTCTACGCACCCGCCTTCGACCGCGCCCTGGAGGAATCCGTCGCCGGCAGCATTCCGGTCGACCCCGGCACCCCCCTCGTCGTCACCGAGGGCAACTACCTCCTGCACGACGAAGGCCCCTGGGCGCAGGTCAGGCCTCTCCTCGACGAGGTCTGGTACCTGGAGATCGACGATGCGGTACGCGTACGCCGCCTCGTCGACCGGCATGTGCGGTTCGGCAAACAGCGGGCGTACGCCGAACGCTGGGTCCAGGACTCCGACGAGCGCAACGCCCGGCTGGTCGCGCGCGGCCGCAACCGTGCCGACTTCGTGGTCACACAGGCGCTGTAGCGGACGCTCGGTACGCTCGAGGTCCTGGTACGCGATGCGGAAGGCGGTTGACGTGGGGCTGTTCCGGCGAGGGCCGAAACGTGACGGACGCGATGCACCCCGGGACCCCGAGTTCGACTACTTCTCGGAAAACGAGGGCGCACGCTTCCGCGCCCAGGTCCGGGAAGCCTTCGCCGAACAGGGCCTGGAAGTCACCGTGTACGCGGACGTGGTGTCCGACAGCGGCGGCCGCCAGTTCGGGCTGGGCAATCTCGCCGCCGTCTGCCACAACGACGACCGCGGGCCGCGATCCTGGCCCGAACTGGTCCGGCAGCACGTCGGGATGGTGCTGCGCACCATGGACGCGCCCTCCGCGCTGGACACCCTGCCGACCGAGCAGATCCGTGCCCAGCTCTACCCGCGCGTCGTCGGCGCCGACGGGCTCAATGCGCAGAACTTCGGCTACGCGCGTACCGTCGCGCCCGGCCTGTTCGAGATCCTCGCGCTCGACCTCCCGGAGAGCGTCATGATGCTCACCGACGAGGCCCTGGAGCCGCTCGGCGACCTGCAGTACCTGCGCGAGCAGGCGCTCTACAACCTCAGGGGACTGCCCGTCGAGGGCCATGAGACCGTCAAGGACTCCGAGGGCATGCGCTTCGAGGTGGTTCTCGGCGACTCCTTCTACACCGCGAGTCGCGTCCTGACGCTGGAAAGCGTCGTACGACAGGTCACCGGCGAGCAGCTCACCGCCGACGGAGCCCTGGTGGCGATGCCCTTCCGGCATCAGCTCGCCTTCCATGCCATCCGCGACACCGGCATGATTTCGGCCCTCAACGCCATGGCCTCGTTCGCGGCCGCCGGCTACGCCGACACGCCCGGTGCCATCAGCCCGTACGTCTACTGGTGGCGCGACGGCACCCTCACCCAGCTCAGCGACCGTGCCGAGGACGGTGAGAGCCTGCGCATCGTGGTCGGTGACGAATTCCAGGAGCTGCTGGAGCGGCTGGTGGCCATGGACCAGGAATGAGCTCGCGCGCCTCACCGCCCGCGGGCAGTATGGCCCCATGCCCACCACGCCCGCACCCTTCACCGCAGACGACTACCGGGCCCGGATGGCCCGCGCCGCGGACGCCGCCGCCGACGCGGGGCTCGCGGGGGTTCTCGTCGCGCCCGGCCCCGACCTCGTCCATCTGACCGGCTACCGGCCCGGAATCACCGAGCGGCTCACCGTGCTCGTCCTCGCCGCCGGCCAGGAACCGGTCCTCGTCGTTC
This window contains:
- a CDS encoding ATP-binding protein — encoded protein: MHAPSPQQPLTVRVFTQRFSATRRGARLARRLALHQLHVWGIPYDSEHSDTTAVLVAELAANAATHGRVPGRDFELTLTLSPDTLRIEVSDTRTEQRPPHPGDVPPLPPLAESGRGLVLVEALACRWEVLERGGLGKTVRAELDLPG
- a CDS encoding VOC family protein; the protein is MSYIALVTLVVRDYDEAIAFYTDALGFELVEDTDRGDGSRWVVVRPRGTGHGSALLLARAKDDVQRASVGAQTGGRVGFFLHTEDFAADHARMTAAGVRFLEEPRHEPYGSVAVFEDLYGNRWDLLQPK
- a CDS encoding nucleoside/nucleotide kinase family protein: MHAPPPPPRPQYPPHLLYRARELAVPGRRLILGIAGAPGAGKSTLAAHLVEALDGLAVLVPMDGFHLAQAELVRLGRAGRKGAPDTFDAAGYAALLARLRVPAPGDTVYAPAFDRALEESVAGSIPVDPGTPLVVTEGNYLLHDEGPWAQVRPLLDEVWYLEIDDAVRVRRLVDRHVRFGKQRAYAERWVQDSDERNARLVARGRNRADFVVTQAL